One Salvia splendens isolate huo1 chromosome 12, SspV2, whole genome shotgun sequence genomic window carries:
- the LOC121757957 gene encoding uncharacterized protein LOC121757957 translates to MERGEDWDGEEDDDEYYLSSESELAEALDFLDAREDAEGGILDGSFTPQHTRRPNAHGGLHSRPNNSSLQPISNKSQKVANHIRASPLEEWEGRFDGGMSNSVTTAIRGSVRDMAIGKTRTTEKADRATVEQAIDPRAKNPYGFIQDA, encoded by the exons ATGGAGAGAGGAGAGGACTGGGACGGAGAGGAAGACGACGATGAGTATTACCTATCATCAGAGTCGGAATTAGCGGAGGCGTTGGACTTTTTAGACGCGAGAGAAGATGCAGAGGGCGGAATACTTGATGGATCCTTCACGCCGCAGCACACGCGCCGCCCCAACGCTCACGGTGGGCTCCACTCTCGCCCGAACAACTCTTCTCTTCAGCCCATATCGAATAAGTCGCAGAAAGTTGCCAATCACATCAGGGCTTCGCCTTTGGAG GAGTGGGAAGGAAGGTTTGATGGTGGGATGTCAAACTCTGTTACCACTGCAATTCGCGGCAGTGTTCGCGATATGGCTATTGGTAAAACAAGGACAACTGAGAAAGCGGATCGGGCAACAGTCGAGCAG GCAATTGACCCAAGAGCCAAGAACCCGTATGGTTTTATTCAAGATGCTTAA